The following nucleotide sequence is from Juglans microcarpa x Juglans regia isolate MS1-56 chromosome 6D, Jm3101_v1.0, whole genome shotgun sequence.
ATATATTGTTTCTTCTTGTCTATGGATTTAAGCATTAAGGGCTATTTATGAGAgaaatttgttaaaattttttgtttgggAAATTAGAGCATTAAGAAAGAGTAAATCAAACTGAAACAACGGAAAATTGAAAGTAAAAAGAAAGTGGAGAAGAAATTGGGTTGAACTGATGACACAGTTACTATATTGGAAGTTAGATTTGcatttttctgttaaaatattatagctGTATACATGttacttttttccatttttctttcgaTAACCATCTAGAGGGCTTCTGATTTGCAGAAAACTGCGGTTCAAGTTTGCTCTCGACGCTAAATTCCCTTCTTTGTTATCTCTGGTCATTCAACGTTGGTTTATTTTAGAAAGctttttagaaaatttaattgcaattttagatgtataaaaaaaatgaccgAAGGCTATTTTCACGATTAAAGACAACATGATGCTTTCTCAATCTAAATGGCCGCCATTTTTACTGTTGCTTCCACAAGCTCCATTGCACCGTTAGTTAATTGATTTTCTGTAATGGTGGGCCAGTGGCCGTCATGGTTTGTGCCATTGTCCCTCTTGGGAATAATGCATCTTAATTCACAAGGTTCACTTGTCTCTCTCTTGTACACtacttcctgtgtatttgggctatgtctaattacatttttttaataaatttcttacttatcaaaacaaaaaaattcacaagGCTTACTTAATTATGAAAAGCTTTGCTCGAGTTTATGTGAAGGCTTTTCAGGTTgcactctttcattttttttttttcattttgcagTTCCTTTGGGGTCTTGGTCTTCCAGAGGATGAGACGGAGTGCTTTGATGTTTATGGCTTGGATCCAGAACTCTTGGAAATGGTTCCAAAGCCTGTACTTGCAGTTCTGTTTCTTTATCCTATAACATCGCAGGTGTTTCTCTTAACAATTTGCTTCTTTCTAACTTTGAAAGTAATTACCATGAGGTTACTGAGGATATATTTGTCTGCTTATTTGCTGAGAGTTCCAATTTTCCTCAGAGTGAAGAAGAGAGAATTCTGCAGGCAAATGAAAAGAAGGTGAGGCAATGGGTTTATGATCATATGCTATCCATAGAATATTTGCATTGCTGAACGTGATTTTCCTGGTCTCATAAGATCTTGTTATATTTTAGTTACATTTCTCTCCATCAATTCTGTAACTTGTAAATTATTTGCAATTTCTGgccttttttaaaaatattttattatcacaattcGTACATAGGGGTGAAAACTGACGTTGTCGGTGCGGTTTCGGTCCAAACCCGACGCCGCAGCAACGGATTTCTCAAAGGTTTAGAACCGGCCAATTAAGGGGGAGCAAACCGGCAGTCCCGGTGTTGACATGATTCCGGTCGTTTCTTTGGTTACCCGTGGGTGGCGCTGTGAAGGAGGAGGAGAGTGGAGGGCATTGGGGCTGCATATGACTGTgtgagaaaggagagaaattcggaagaaagaataagaattgggaagaagaagagggaggggaGGGTGGGCTTATTAAACCCTAGTTGATGCCATTTTAGGTCTAAAACGATGCCGTTCCACTCACTTATgtgaaacgacatcgttttatatacgtataatataaaatatatatatatatatataattggccgGTTTGGCGGTTTGAACCAGGTTCGAACTGGGACCGAACCAACTGATGttggttttcatatttttttgccACTGGCCAACCGGTTCTCTACCGGTTTCATCTGGTTTGTGTCGGTGACAGCCAATGTGATCGGTTTTTGTACAGCCGTACTTGGTCGTGTGTTTTTACTCTTGGGTAGACCAATCAGAACTGACTAAAGATTGTTATCATCCATGAATGACTTTAACTTGTTAGAAGACCGTATTGTTGAATTCCCATTCATAGTTCATGgcctattataattttgaaatttcatttttgaaTTAGGACATTTAAAACAATTCTGGTTGCAGGAAACTAGCAGTAAAGTGTATTTTATGAAACAAACTGTGGGTAATGCTTGTGGAACAATTGGACTTCTTCATGCTGTTGGGAACATCACATCCAAGATTAAGCTTCGTAAGTTCgtcacatttatttttcaagaaattacCATGgttcctttcttctcttttattttccctctctttctaaTGATCATTTTCTTAGCTTCTCAAGCTGCTGCTTTTCCTGAGAAAATAACTGTCAAACCCTTTCGGTGTAAAACAAATAGGCTCTCCAGTTGAAATCTAGGCATGAAATGTTATGGTCGTACAGTTTGAGAAAGTCTCTTGAACCAATAataattgagatgaaataaatggGGAAAACAAGCTGAAAGAGCAAGCAACCTTCCCATTgtccaaaataaaagagaaaaatgaaagaaaactagagaaaaaaaaagtggcgAGTTAATTTCAGCTAGGCACTGGCTCCTGCTGCAGAGTTATTGCTAGTCCCAACTGCTTATGCTAACCTTTTTCTTGAGTACATTCTTACATGAAAGCCAAGAGTTGCAATCGAAAtgctttttccttcttttggtacttgctttatatttttaattaaaattgttaATACTTCCACATTTTCTGTGCTTGCTTATTTTGTCTCATTAATTTCAGTCGAGGGATCATTCAtggatagattttttaaaaccaCTGCAACAATGGATCCGTTGGAGGTTTTGTTTCTACTCTCTCCCccattgagatgaaataaatggGGAAAACAAGCTGAAAGAGCAAGCAACCTTCCCATTgtccaaaataaaagagaaaaatgaaagaaaactagagaaaaaaaaagtggcgAGTTAATTTCAGCTAGGCACTGGCTCCTGCTGCAGAGTTATTGCTAGTCCCAACTGCTTATGCTAACCTTTTTCTTGAGTACATTCTTACATGAAAGCCAAGAGTTGCAATCGAAAtgctttttccttcttttggtacttgctttatatttttaattaaaattgttaATACTTCCACATTTTCTGTGCTTGCTTATTTTGTCTCATTAATTTCAGTCGAGGGATCATTCAtggatagattttttaaaaccaCTGCAACAATGGATCCGTTGGAGGTTTAACctgtcatttttattatatgtttctGTGTACTTGTGTAGCGTGCAGCATTTCTAGAGAATGACACAGAAATGGAAGTTGCGCATTCAGTAGCTGCTACTGCTGGTGAAACAGAGGtgagtttttttcattttttctcttccttgttGATCCCCAAGGCCTGGCTGGAAGGGGTTTAAAGATTTCATGTCAGGATATAAAGGAATCATTTTTCCTGATAAAATTTTGCATCATTTAAAGAGCTAGATTTTAGGGTAATAGAGTTATGAGTTGAAAGTAAATTGAGACGTATCAGAAAATGAGAAAGCAACTGGTAATCTGGAAAAGTAGGCTTGGAGAATAATTTGTGATATTCCAAGTTATCCTTAAGATATTGAACATTAGAATGAACTAATATTAGACTGAATGGAATGGATGTGGATAGAACAGTTTAATTCTTAAAATGTTTCACGGTCCTTTTCTTTGGCCGCCATAATGAGGACATGATAGGCTCGGGGCCCCATGGAACAAGTTAGGAAAGCAATGCCCAGGAATTTAGGGTGCGCTGGGAGTTGGGAACTGGAGAATGCTAGGGTAGGAATTGGAGTGCTTGGTTTCTCTCTGCATATATGTCTTGTGCTGGATGAGGCATGCCAGATGAGGAAACTGGTCAAACAAGGGCTCCAAGGGTTTCCAACTGAAGCCTAGATTGGCCCCATTTCGATTTAGAAAGtgtatcatctcatctcatcattacaactttctcaaatcctcacaaaaaatataataaacaattcaactttttcaaatctcaaaacaataataatattgaaaaataatattctaacaatattttatttaactttcatctttcatctaaaactatcccATCTcttctctgaatccaaaccagccgAGTCTCAAGGAAATTGCTaactgttaaaaaaagaaatctgtGCATCTCTTCATTCACTATATATGTATActttatttgtattgtttgtGCTACTCCACTCACCCAGAATTTTAACAGGCTTCAGTTAATGTGGACACTCATTTCATCTGCTTTGCATGTGTTGATGGTACTTTCTtatgactctttctctctctctctctctcaagacaGAAAAAATGGGGGGGTTGAATATGCTTTCTACTTTCAGATTTCCGGAGAtgcttttgaaatttttatttttattttcttatgtttCTTTATAAATGAATGATGTAGATGAACTTTTTGAGCTTGATGGAAGAAAATCTAGACCAATATCTCATGGCCCATCCTCACCTAGCAGTTTGTTGCAGGtaaatattgttattgttaacCACTAACTATGCTCCATAAACTTAATCCTTTTAAGTGtatttggttgccaagaaaagattgaaagatatatatttggttataaaaattttgagaatgttTGAGAATTTCTTGAGATGTATTATTTgttggattttggaaaatgagagaaaatcttgaataaaagttttttgaaaataagttttgTACTGGGGTTTTGTGAAAGTGGATAGATAGAGTTGGAAAGATgtttgagtataattttttaagagtagttttttttttttttttttcttttttggtatttGTAATAGTGGTTTTGATCTTTGTGTTTGGGtaaaatgattagatgaaaaattgaaatattgtatTTTCCTTTTAGCTTTGAAGATGTTTGGTTTGGAATTTAttgaaaaccaaaataaaacttTGAAGAATTTTGGGTAACCAAACATGGCCGTTTCAGTTTTTAAATCAGATGAAAAACAAGTCATTGATTCAATTTTAGCTATGTGATACtttaccttataaaaaaaaaaaggctatgttttcaccatcatcatctctctctctctctctctctgtgttgtgctgtaaaaattgtcaaaatttcCTTACTCAATCGAAACATCTTTTCACCAAAACtatctcaaaaataattttcatcaaactcTCACCAcgattttcattaaaaaaagatgaaacaactttcacaaatttcaatGGATCCCACCACTATTTCAAGAAGAACCTAtaaaaacatctttaaaaaactttttcaaCCCAAACATATGTTTAATGGATCATATTACTTTTAATAAATCCCATCTTTACAAGTTTTctcaaaagtttcaaaaatattcaagAACTTAAAGCAAACCCACTGCaaataactaaaaaagaaaattcctgggttgaacttatttttatttgaccTAACTCATTACATTATACATAAATTTTTCCAACTAGAATGTAAAGACCACAATCTATCtatttatatgtgtgtgtgtgtgtgtgtgtgtaaaataaataacttcatCTAAAAAGAATTATGATGCTTGTTtaagtttattaatatttattttatgttctaTAATGtattcatttaaatataattttaaatatctgATTCATAACAGGATGCAGCTAAAGTCATACAGGACATGATCCGAAAAAATCCTGACTCACACAATTTCAATGTTATTGCCATTTCGAAGAAAGCTGGAGGTTCATCTTAAGGTTGGCAGTTTGAACTCACGCGAGCCACAAAGCATGGTCGAAATGTTGACAATATGTCACCCTCACTACAGTTCTCTATTTGTGTGCAGATGTACAAGAAACCTGCCATGAGCTCATGGTTCTGTTGCCATGGAGCAGGCAAATCCATCCAGTGGAGATTTTAGTAAAGACTAATTTTGTATTAGACCAAAGCCTGTATGATTTATGCTTGCAGAGGAAATTTAGTTATAATGGTACTGATCCGGGATTTTTAAAGAATGTGTGGTGGATCAATTAGAATTGCCATGCTAAACATGTTCATTCCAGTTCCGTTGCCGAGAGAATTTGGAAACTGAGTTAATTTCATGTGGTGCAATCTATCTCACGTGTTATCGTAATTCCTTTGGTGCAGTTATTTGATTGTCTGATTATTGTTTCATCAGAGACTAGGAGGAGAACCGACTGTTGTGGGGCAGTGGATTCTGTTCTCGATTTTGTTGCCCTAAAAAGGCCCATTTTCACTGTAACAGttcgctagaaattcaatggtaaAGTTTCTAGAAGCTTTAGGAATCTCGTCAAAATTTcgtaagttttcacgaatcgaccaatcacgTAGGTTTTAGTTTGTTAGTTATCACTCATTATTGTGCTATAAtcgcgattttatttatttgagatagttataAATATCAGAATGTGCTATgttctacgccattagactcataggaatatttaggattttattgcacaataatttcattttcaattttcagacTAAATTCTTGTTAGAAAATGCGTTCTATTTCTTTCGAGGCCTTCGgagttgaattttgataaacgaATTGTATAGTTGGGTTAGTGTGTATGTTTAGGGCTTTGTagtgcaaaatttattttcatttttcccaGAGTGAATAGCAACCTTGATAATAGTACCAGTGTAgagttttcaaaatcatagtatgtaatgtccaaattaggttagaaaagttttatttggacacttggcaagatcttagccacaattggtgaatagtattggacacttgacaCCAAGAACCATGAGATataaatgtgaaggaaatcaagatgtgagatcatgccacctaagcaaaatacTATTCCATCCAATCATCTATTTTGTCCCAaaccaaagaaggtttcaatTCTAGTGAAACTCTAAATAGTTGGAATTCAATTGAAACCgtaaaagtttggttg
It contains:
- the LOC121236106 gene encoding ubiquitin carboxyl-terminal hydrolase 3-like isoform X1, which gives rise to MAALHDIPSSKRWLPLEANPDVMNQFLWGLGLPEDETECFDVYGLDPELLEMVPKPVLAVLFLYPITSQSEEERILQANEKKETSSKVYFMKQTVGNACGTIGLLHAVGNITSKIKLLEGSFMDRFFKTTATMDPLERAAFLENDTEMEVAHSVAATAGETEASVNVDTHFICFACVDDELFELDGRKSRPISHGPSSPSSLLQDAAKVIQDMIRKNPDSHNFNVIAISKKAGGSS
- the LOC121236106 gene encoding ubiquitin carboxyl-terminal hydrolase 3-like isoform X3, which produces MAALHDIPSSKRWLPLEANPDVMNQFLWGLGLPEDETECFDVYGLDPELLEMVPKPVLASEEERILQANEKKETSSKVYFMKQTVGNACGTIGLLHAVGNITSKIKLLEGSFMDRFFKTTATMDPLERAAFLENDTEMEVAHSVAATAGETEASVNVDTHFICFACVDDELFELDGRKSRPISHGPSSPSSLLQDAAKVIQDMIRKNPDSHNFNVIAISKKAGGSS